CATCCTGCCCCTTCGGAATTCGACCCCACACCGGGGTTCCCCGAGGCGCGCGCAGTTAGCGACGCCGTATCCGCCTCGATTCTGAAGGCGCGGCCCGAAAAAGTGGTTTGTCTGTCAACGATCGGTGCGCAAGCTAGTGAGAGCAATCTGCTCACACAACACACGATGATGGAGCAGGCGTTGCGCACCATGCCTGTGCCGGTAGCATTCCTGCGACCGTGCTGGTTCATGGAAAACGCCGCGCGGGATGTCGCGTCTGCTCGTGACGATGGCGTCATCGCCAGTTACCTGCAGCCGCTGGACAAGCCCTTGCCGATGGTCTCCATCAGAGATGTAGGCCGCGTTGCGGCTGAACTGCTCCAGCAAACATGGAGCGGCGTGCGTATCGTCGAACTCGAAGGTCCACGCCGAGTGAGCCCTAACGACCTCGCCTTGGCCTTTGCCCGCGTGCTTCACCGCCCGGTACGCGCCGAAGCCATCGGCCGGGACACCTGGGACGCGCTGTTCCGCTCGCAAGGCATGAAGCATCCGCTGTCACGGATACGCATGTTCGATGGACTCAACGAAGACTGGATTGATTTCGAAAATCACCCCGATGAAATCATCCGCGGTCAGATTGAACTGGATGCGGTTCTCGGCGCGCTTGTGCCACGTCCGGCGTGACTGAAACCAGCTGAGCGGCAAGGGTCGCGACACATTCCCCGTCAAAGCCACTTCTCGATAAGTGTTGCAAACGAACGTGAACGAGGTTGCACTGCACTCCAACCCGCTCAACACGAGTTCCGCCTTGGGTCTGCTTCCCTCATTAACACCTCCTGAAATACCTGCCGTTCATCTCACGGTATTAGGTGACTTGAATAACCCAACGAAACCTGGACGCCCACCTCGCACGACTACCGTGGGCTGGCCAATCCCCACAGCCAGGTTTCGTTGACATCAAAGAGTTGGAACAATAGAATGGTCTTCATACGGACGTAATGTCCCATATCGGACCAATGCAGGGCGGCGTAGCGGAACGTAGGCTGCGGTCACTTTAGTATTGGTGGGCTTGCATCTTAAGTAGCGTCCGCGCGTAGGGTGCCAGCACTTCTCACGAATCGGGGAGTACGCAAATGAAACAGCTCGAAGGCAAGAAGGCACTCGTAGTTGCAGGTGCGAATGGCATCGCGCGAGCGTGCGTAGAGCGATTTGCTTTGGCAGGCGCTGAAGTCTGCTTTTCAGATATCAACGAGAATTCTGGTGAGGCTCTCGCAAACGAATTGCAGCGACAAGGTTTCAAGGCGACGTTTTTCCCCTCCGATGCGGGTGATGCGAAGCAGGTGCGGGCCTTGGTGCAGTCGTCGATAGATACCATGGGCGTAGTTGACATCTTGCTCAACAGCGCAGGGGTAGCAACACCGCAGGATCTGCTCGAAATCACCGAAGAGGTATTCGACCGCACCCTGAACATCAATCTCAAATCGGCGTTCATCGCGAGTCAGGAAGTGGCGCGCCACCTGCTTTCAAGAGAAAGCCCTGGTGTCATCATCAATATGTCATCAGTCAATTCCGTGATGACGATTCCTTCGTTACTTGCTTATAACGTTTCGAAGGGCGGAATTAACCAGTTGACCAGAAATATGGCGGTTACGCTCGCGTCTCACGGCATCCGCGTGAATGCGATTGGCCCTGGCACGATTGAAACTGAGCTGGTGCGAAACACGGTGCTGTCGTCCCCGGACGCCGCGGCAAAAATCATGTCTCGCACACCGATGGGCCGCCTTGGCAAGCCAGAGGAAATTGCATCTATTGCTCTATTTCTTGCGAGCAATGAGTCTTCGTACATTACAGGGCAAGTCATCTTTGCAGACGGTGGCCGAATGGGCCTCAACTATACCTGCTGAAGCAGCGCACTCCCGATCTCAAACACCCTGAAGCAGAACACGATCCCTAGCGTCTCACACAAACTGTATCGGACGGCATTTCATGCAATGTTCTCTTTCAACGCCGCGAACTGGCGGGCAAATCCTCATTGATCAGCTGGTACTTCACGGTGTCAAACACCTTTTTTGCGTTCCCGGCGAAAGCTATCTTGCCGCTCTTGATGCACTGCATGACGCGCCCATAGAGGTTACGGTTTGTCGGCAGGAGGGAGGTGCCGCCATGATGGCGGAGGCACATGGAAAACTTTCGGGACGACCCGGAATCTGTTTCGTTACACGTGGCCAGGAGCCACTAACGCCGCGGCCGGCGTTCATATCGCGCAGCAGGACTCCACCCCGATGATCCTTTTCGTCGGCCAGGTCGAACGCAAAACCCGCGGCCGCGACGCTTTTCAGGAGGTTGATTATCGGGCGACGTTTGGACACCTTGCGAAATGGGCTACAGAAATCGACGATCCTTCCCGGATCCCCGAGATTGTGCTTCGTGCATTCCATGTAGCGACTTCTGGTCGGCCCGGACCTGTAGTGATCGCGCTGCCCGAAGATATGCTTGCAGAGACAGCCATCGCATTAGATCCTCAACCGTTCACGCCGGTCGAGACGTTGATCGGCGAAGCGAACGTTGCCACGCTCGATGCACATTTGCGGGCGGCCGAGCGCCCCGTCGCGATTCTCGGAGGCAGCGGTTGGGACGCCGAGGCTGTGTCCAACTTTGTCCGATTTAGCGAACGATATGGCCTCCCTGTAGCGGTTTCGTATCGTCGGCAGATGCTCTTTCCGGCAACACATCCCAATTTCATCGGCGATCTTAGCTTCGGAGCGAATCCAAAGCTGGTGGCCCGGATAGAAGAGGCAGATCTCGTATTGCTGATCGGCACCCGACTGTCCGAAGCAGCGAGTCAGGGTTATACGCTTTTACGAATTCCGACCCCTGCGCAAAATGTCATTCACGTGCATCCGGACACTAACGAACTGGGGCGCGTTTATCAGCCGACACTCTCCATCAACGCATCGCCGAGGTCCTTCGCCGCCGCGGTTGCAAGGCTGGCCACCCCTGAGCAGCCGTTATGGGCGTCTTCCACGCAGCTTGCGCGTACGAATTACGAAGGATGGAGTGACCTCAGCAGGATCCAGTCTCCGGGTGAACTCCAAATGGCGCGGATCATCGAGTTTCTCCAAAAAAGACTTCCCGCTGATGCGGTTATTTGCAACGGCGCGGGAAACTACTCGATCTGGGTGCATCGCTTTTACCGGTTCAGCGAGTTCGGAACGCAGCTCGCTCCTACATGCGGCTCCATGGGCTATGGCGTACCCGCAGCGGTCGCTGCGAAACGTGTTCACAGTAACAGAACCGTCGTTTCATTCGCTGGCGACGGTTGCTTTCTGATGCACGGGCAAGAATTTGCGACCGCGGTGCAATATGAACTTCCCATCATTTTTATCGTGGTGGATAACAGCATGTACGGCACGATTCGGATGCATCAGGAGAAAAACTATCCTGGCCGGGTTGTCGCCACCACATTACGTAACCCGGACTTCGCCGCATACGCGCAGGCTTTCGGAGGTTATGGCGAACGCATCGAAACCACCGAAGAATTTGAAGGCGCGTGGGATCGGGCA
The sequence above is drawn from the Paraburkholderia phenazinium genome and encodes:
- a CDS encoding SDR family NAD(P)-dependent oxidoreductase gives rise to the protein MKQLEGKKALVVAGANGIARACVERFALAGAEVCFSDINENSGEALANELQRQGFKATFFPSDAGDAKQVRALVQSSIDTMGVVDILLNSAGVATPQDLLEITEEVFDRTLNINLKSAFIASQEVARHLLSRESPGVIINMSSVNSVMTIPSLLAYNVSKGGINQLTRNMAVTLASHGIRVNAIGPGTIETELVRNTVLSSPDAAAKIMSRTPMGRLGKPEEIASIALFLASNESSYITGQVIFADGGRMGLNYTC